DNA sequence from the Meiothermus sp. Pnk-1 genome:
CCTGGAAGACCTGGCTTCTCGCCTGCGCGAGAATATAGAGCGCCTCACCCCGGAAGAGAAGCAGGCCGTGGTGCGGGAGCTGGTGGAGGGGGTGACGGTGCGTCCAGGAAAGGGAGAGATTGAAGTAGAGGTACGTTACCGGTTCGGGCAGATTGCACCTCACACGGGCAAGGATTCATCGCCGCCACCAGCAAAAATTTTGCGGGAAAAGTCAGGCTGGCCTTGGCCCTCGAGACCGTCACCACCCCATCCTCCAGAGGCTGCCTGAGCACCTCCAGCGCGTCGCGGGAGAACTCCGGGAACTCGTCCATGAACAATACCCCCCGGTGGGCCAAGGAGATCTCGCCCGGCTTGGGCACCGAGCCCCCGCCGATGAGCCCGGCGTCGGAGATGGTGGAGTGCGGGGCGCGGTAGGGGGGCGTGCGGATGAGCCCCCCGCCCACGAGCTTGCCCGCCGCCGAGTGGATGCGGGTAACTTCCAGGGCCTCTTCGCGGGAGAGGGGCGGCAAAAGCCCCGGCATCCGCTTGGCCAGCATGGTCTTGCCCGAGCCCGGCGTGCCCACCATCAGCAGGTGGTGGCCCCCGGCGGCGGCGATCTCCAAAGCCCGCTTGGCCTTGGCCTGTCCTCTCACGTCGAGCAGGTCGGGGACGGCCTCGAGCGCATCCACGCTCTCAGGGGGCGGGGTGGGCTCCAAGGAGCACTCGCCGGTGAGGAACCCAACCGCCTGGCGCAGGCTCTGAGGGCCATAGACCTCGACCCCCTCGATCAGGGCTGCCTCCCGCGCCGAGGCCGCGGGTATCAGCAGTTTGAAGCCCTCGGCCAGGGCGCCCAGGGCCAGGTTGACCCCGCCCGGCACGGCCCGCAGTTCCCCGTCCAGCCCCAGCTCCCCCGCCGCTGCAATCCCCTCGAGGCCAGCCTGCGGCACCACCCCCTGGGCGCACAGCAGCCCCAGGGCGATGGGCAGGTCGTAGTGGCTGCCCTCCTTGCGCTGCTCGGCGGGGGCCAGGTTGACCACTACCCGCCCCTGGGGGTAGGGAAAACCCGAATTCTTGAGCGCCGAGCGCACCCGTTCGCGCGATTCCTCCACGGCCTTGTCGGGCAGGCCGACGACGGTGTAGCTGGGCATCCCCGCGGAGACGTCCACCTCCACGGTGACGGGGAGGGCCTCGAGGCCGTAAAGGCTATAGGTTCGTACTTGGGCAAGCATCCGATTCCAGAGTCTATCCGAAAGATGCCGTCCTGTCGTGTCGCGGGTATATTGACAATTAGTATCAGATAGTGCAATTTGGGGATTGAAAGGAGGCTTTGATGGCGGATGACGAAGTATTGACCCTCGAGGAAGCCGCGGCCCTGCTCAAGGTCAGCGAGACGCTGGTCTACCAGCTCGCCCGCTCGGGCAGCCTGCCGGGGCGCAAGGTGGGGCGGGAGTGGCGTTTTTTACGTTCGGCGCTGCTGGAGTGGCTCAGGGCTCCGGCGAAGGAGGAGGGCGTGAGGGAAGGCGTGGTGCAGCTCGACAGGTTCGGCGGGGAGTACAAGGTGGAGAACGGCCGGGAGCACGTGGCGATGTGGCTGCCGCTGAGCCTGGAGGAGAAGGAGCGGCTGCTCGAGAAGGCGCTGCGGGAGGGGCGGAGCCTCAGCGCGATGGTGGCCGACTATCTGCGGGAGTGGCTCGAGAAGTGAGCGCGGTTCTTGATGGCGCGGGCAGGCTCGGTACAATGGCAAGATGCGCCTTCGGCTGACCCTCGGAAGCGTCCTCTCCCTGTTTCTCTCCGGCATCATCGCGGCCAGTCCCGGAGGGCTTCTGCCCCAGTGGCAGGAGGCTTTCGAGGTGGGCTCGAGGCTCTCGCTGTACTTCAACCTGTACCTGGCGGGGCTGTTGGCGGGGCTAACCCTCTCCCGCCTCACCCCCGCGCGCCATCCGTGGTTTTCGCTGGCGATGGCCTTGGCCGGGCTGGGGCTGTTAGGGGTGGCTTCGGCACGGAGCTTCGAGACCATCCTGTGGGCGGCCTTCCCGCTGGGGTTGGGCGTGGGGGCGATCAACCTCAACGGCAACAGCCTGCCCGGCGAGCTCTACCCCGAGCGGCGCATGGTCGTGCTGAGCCAGGTCAACGCGGCTTTTGGCCTGGGGGCCATCGCCACGCCCTTTCTGGTGAGTCTCTTCCCTTGGCGTGAGGTCTTGGTGGTCTTTGCCCTGACGGCCTTGGCGGGGGCGCTGCTGGTGTGGAGGGCTCCGGCGGGCCAGGTGGTCAGGGTGGCCAATGGGCATGGGGTTGCGGGCTGGATGTGGCTGCTGGCGCTGGCGACCGCCATGTACGCCGGTCTCGAGCAGGGCTTTGCCACCTTCTCCGGGGCCTACTTTAAGGAGCTGGGCTACCCCACGGCGCTGGCGGGAGCCCTGCTCTCGCTGTACTGGGTGGCCTTCACCGTAGGGCGCCTGCTGTTGAGCTACTGGGTGGCCCGCGATCCCCTGCGGCACCTGACCTGGCTGGTCTGCGGGGCGGCAGGGGTGGCGCTGCTGTACTTCCTGCCACCCTTGCCGCTGCTATTCCCCCTGGCGGGGTTGCTGATCGGCCCCATCTTCACCACCCTCATGACCCTGGGCCAAGAGCGGATGGGCGTCAGCGCCGTGGCCTACGCGCTGTATGCCGGAGCCGGTGGAAGCACCTTGATTCCGGCGCTGTTGGCCCTGCTGCCGGTCACGGGGGTTCCCTGGGGCCTGCTCGGGGCCAGCCTGGCCCTGCTGACCCTGACCCACAGCCTCAGGAGGCTCGATGCGCGCCTTGCTCTTTGACCTCGACGGCACCTTGGCCGACACCGACCGCCTGCACGAGCAGGCCTGGCTCGAGGTCCTGCTCCCCCACGGCATCCGGGGGGATCACGCCTTCTACCAGCAGCACATCAGCGGCCACCTCAACCCCGAGATCGTATCCCGGCTGCTGCCCCACCTCTCGCCACTCGAGCGCACCGCCTTGATCGAGGCCAAAGAGCAGCGCTTTCGCGAGCTAGCGCAAGATCTGGAGGCCCTGCCGGGGCTGGAGGAGCTGTGGCGCTGGGCGAGGGAGCGGGGCTTGGCGCTGGCCTTGGTGACCAACGCCCCGCGCTCCAACGCCGAGCACGTGCTCCAGGCGCTAGGCCTGGAGTTCGACCTGGTGGTGCTGGCCGAGGAGCTGGCCGCCGGGAAGCCCGATCCCCTGCCCTACCGCACCGCCCTAGAGCGGCTGGGGCTGGAGCCCGCCGAGGCCCTGGCCTTCGAGGACTCCCCCTCAGGAGTGAGGGCCGCCGTAGAGGCGGGGATTCCTACCATTGGCCTCACCACCGGCCATCCCCCCGAAGCCCTAAAACGCGCCGGGGCCTTTCTCCTCGTTAGGAATTTCCGCGATCCCCAGCTGTGGAAGCAGCTCGAGCGGAGCT
Encoded proteins:
- a CDS encoding helix-turn-helix domain-containing protein, translated to MADDEVLTLEEAAALLKVSETLVYQLARSGSLPGRKVGREWRFLRSALLEWLRAPAKEEGVREGVVQLDRFGGEYKVENGREHVAMWLPLSLEEKERLLEKALREGRSLSAMVADYLREWLEK
- a CDS encoding HAD family phosphatase — translated: MRALLFDLDGTLADTDRLHEQAWLEVLLPHGIRGDHAFYQQHISGHLNPEIVSRLLPHLSPLERTALIEAKEQRFRELAQDLEALPGLEELWRWARERGLALALVTNAPRSNAEHVLQALGLEFDLVVLAEELAAGKPDPLPYRTALERLGLEPAEALAFEDSPSGVRAAVEAGIPTIGLTTGHPPEALKRAGAFLLVRNFRDPQLWKQLERS
- a CDS encoding sugar MFS transporter — protein: MRLRLTLGSVLSLFLSGIIAASPGGLLPQWQEAFEVGSRLSLYFNLYLAGLLAGLTLSRLTPARHPWFSLAMALAGLGLLGVASARSFETILWAAFPLGLGVGAINLNGNSLPGELYPERRMVVLSQVNAAFGLGAIATPFLVSLFPWREVLVVFALTALAGALLVWRAPAGQVVRVANGHGVAGWMWLLALATAMYAGLEQGFATFSGAYFKELGYPTALAGALLSLYWVAFTVGRLLLSYWVARDPLRHLTWLVCGAAGVALLYFLPPLPLLFPLAGLLIGPIFTTLMTLGQERMGVSAVAYALYAGAGGSTLIPALLALLPVTGVPWGLLGASLALLTLTHSLRRLDARLAL